In Juglans microcarpa x Juglans regia isolate MS1-56 chromosome 8D, Jm3101_v1.0, whole genome shotgun sequence, the following are encoded in one genomic region:
- the LOC121243269 gene encoding LOW QUALITY PROTEIN: pentatricopeptide repeat-containing protein At2g26790, mitochondrial-like (The sequence of the model RefSeq protein was modified relative to this genomic sequence to represent the inferred CDS: inserted 1 base in 1 codon), with product MWFLSSVRVFSLPRKFIYATCNHIRFKSISPVLALLNSTEPSDLSTDDEYSYATSSSPASTVTCMSGYIPNSTNLAELDSSRVVHILNTLRRDPNSAMSFFYQLKEQGFLHDVSTYAALVGILCCWRLYRELDAVFLELIVKGNLRFEIPHLFETLALEGLQANETLVRAYNVLVKSYVSIGMFDEAIDILFKTKRRGVVPHIFTCNFLMNRLVHHEKMDMAIAIYKQLKRLGLSPNDYTYAIMIKALCKKGDLEEAVHAFQEMEEAGVXPNAFAYTAYIEGLCTHRRSDLGYQVLQAWKEANAPIDAYAYSAVIRGFCGEMRLDEAENVFLDMEKQGVVPDTQCYHALIHGYCKGWNPLKALALHNDMVSKGLKSNCVIVSLILQCLCDMDMLLETVDLFNEFKGSGIFLDEVSYNIGVDALCKQGKVDEAIDLLEDMKSQHMVLDIMHYTTLIKGYCFQGKFLDAMNLFEEMKEKGFKPDIVVYNVLADGFSRNGLASEALEFLVYMESQGLKPNSITHNIIIEGLCIGGKVKEAEEFLSSLKDKSVDNYSAIVSGYCEANCTSKAYKLFVKLTKQGVLIRKGSCFKLLSNLCSEGDNDEALALLETMSSLNVEPSKIMYSKVIAALCQAGDMKKARWFFNILVERGLTPDVISYTMMIHGYCKLNYLQEACDLFQDMKARGIRPDVITYTVLLDAHSKIRRVCSRLDMRENKEMKIDASAIWTEMEDKGIRPDVICYTVLIDGHCKTDSLQDAVALFDEMIDRGLEPDTVTYTALLSGSCNMGDVDRAVTLFNEMSSKGILPDTQTISVLHRGIIKAKKVQFCK from the exons ATGTGGTTTCTTTCGTCAGTTCGAGTATTTAGTTTACCCAGAAAATTCATTTATGCTACTTGTAATCATATTCGTTTCAAGTCAATCTCTCCGGTGCTTGCCCTCTTGAACTCCACCGAGCCCTCAGATTTATCCACGGATGATGAATATTCTTATGCGACCTCTTCTTCTCCCGCTTCTACTGTCACGTGCATGTCTGGCTATATCCCGAACAGCACAAATCTGGCTGAGTTGGACTCGTCGAGGGTTGTTCATATTTTGAATACGCTAAGAAGGGATCCCAATTCTGCAATGTCCTTCTTTTACCAGTTAAAGGAACAAGGCTTTCTACATGATGTCTCCACGTATGCAGCTCTTGTTGGGATCTTATGCTGTTGGAGGTTGTATAGGGAGTTGGATGCTGTCTTTTTGGAGCTCATCGTTAAGGGGAACTTGCGATTTGAAATTCCCCATTTGTTTGAAACACTTGCATTGGAGGGGCTCCAGGCCAATGAGACATTGGTTAGAGCATACAATGTGCTGGTTAAATCGTATGTTAGTATTGGTATGTTCGATGAGGCAATTGATATTTTGTTCAAAACAAAGAGGCGTGGGGTTGTTCCCCATATCTTCACCTGTAATTTTCTCATGAATCGGTTAGTTCATCATGAGAAAATGGACATGGCTATAGCCATTTACAAGCAGCTTAAGAGGTTAGGTCTGAGCCCTAATGATTACACCTATGCAATCATGATTAAAGCACTATGCAAGAAGGGTGATTTAGAAGAAGCTGTCCATGCATTTCAGGAGATGGAGGAAGCTGGGG ACCCCAATGCTTTTGCATATACAGCATATATTGAAGGGCTTTGCACCCACCGGAGGTCAGACTTGGGATATCAAGTACTCCAAGCATGGAAAGAGGCAAATGCCCCTATTGATGCATATGCTTATAGTGCTGTCATTCGTGGGTTCTGTGGTGAGATGAGATTGGATGAAGCAGAGAATGTCTTTCTTGACATGGAAAAACAAGGGGTGGTCCCTGATACACAATGCTATCATGCATTGATCCATGGATACTGCAAGGGTTGGAATCCGCTAAAGGCTTTGGCTCTCCACAATGATATGGTATCAAAGGGTCTAAAAAGTAACTGCGTAATTGTTAGCTTGATTCTTCAATGCTTGTGTGACATGGATATGCTTCTTGAAACAGTGGATCTATTCAATGAATTCAAGGGGTCTGGGATTTTTCTTGATGAGGTTTCATACAATATTGGGGTGGATGCCTTGTGCAAACAGGGGAAAGTGGATGAAGCCATAGATCTGCTTGAAGACATGAAAAGTCAGCATATGGTATTAGATATTATGCACTATACAACCTTGATTAAAGGCTACTGCTTCCAAGGAAAATTTCTTGATGCTATGAATctatttgaagaaatgaaggaaaagggTTTCAAGCCTGACATTGTTGTTTATAATGTACTTGCTGATGGGTTTTCAAGAAATGGCCTTGCATCTGAGGCACTTGAATTTTTGGTTTATATGGAGTCACAGGGTTTAAAGCCAAACTCGATTACACACAACATCATTATTGAAGGTTTATGTATAGGAGGAAAGGTGAAGGAAGCTGAGGAATTTCTGAGCAGCTTAAAGGATAAGAGTGTGGATAACTATTCTGCTATTGTTAGTGGGTACTGTGAAGCCAACTGTACAAGCAAGGCCTATAAACTTTTTGTTAAGCTAACAAAGCAAGGAGTTCTGATTAGAAAAGGCTCTTGCTTTAAACTACTCAGTAACCTTTGTTCTGAAGGTGATAATGATGAAGCTCTTGCATTGCTTGAGACAATGTCGTCGTTGAATGTAGAACCTAGCAAAATAATGTACAGTAAAGTCATAGCTGCACTTTGTCAGGCTGGAGATATGAAAAAGGCCCGGTGGTTTTTCAATATTCTAGTCGAAAGGGGGTTAACTCCTGATGTCATTTCCTACACAATGATGATACATGGGTACTGCAAACTGAACTACCTACAGGAAGCCTGTGATCTCTTCCAGGATATGAAGGCAAGGGGGATTAGACCTGATGTTATCACATACACAGTTTTGCTTGATGCTCATTCCAAAATAAGAAGGGTTTGTTCTCGTCTAGACATGAGGGAAAATaaggaaatgaaaattgatGCTTCAGCCATTTGGACAGAAATGGAGGATAAGGGTATAAGACCCGATGTCATTTGTTACACTGTTTTAATTGACGGACACTGCAAGACAGACAGCCTTCAGGATGCTGTTGCCCTCTTTGATGAAATGATCGATAGAGGATTAGAACCTGATACAGTGACTTACACAGCTCTTTTATCTGGCTCTTGTAATATGGGAGATGTGGATAGGGCTGTGACCCTTTTTAATGAGATGTCTTCTAAGGGAATACTGCCTGATACCCAAACCATCTCGGTTCTTCACCGTGGTATTATAAAAGCCAAGAAAGTGCAATTTTGCAAATAA
- the LOC121243532 gene encoding pentatricopeptide repeat-containing protein At1g79540 — MKLSTLFIRTPASSPELQCFSHLKTTVSNQVISILHEVSPMEPALERLVPSLSSNIVSYVIQQHRDPQQGFRFFIWATQKKRLRSRASDNLVIDMLVRDKHGFDLYWKTLQDLKKFRIPITSNAFTVLIAGYAKMGMAEKAVEAFSTMKDYDCKPDVFTYNCILNVMVRKGVFLLALAIYNNMLKSNCTTDSATYGILMNGLFKTGKTRDALNLFDEMIQRGILPNKRTYTISISGLCQAERPSEAHRLFNMMRESGRPDDITHNALLNGFCKLGRIDEAYALLRTFERDGYALRLNGYSSLIDGLFRAKRDNEAHAWFRKLLKEDVKPDLVLYSIMIRGLSDGGKVQEALKLLAEMTQRDLVPDTYCYNAVIKGFCDMGLLDEAQSLQLEISKQDCFPNACTYTILICGMCRNGLVKEAQLMFNEMEKLGCVPSVVTFNALIDGLCKAGQLEEAHLLFYRMEIGRNPSIFLRLSQGSNPVLDSASLQKMVDQLCDSGLILKAYRLLMRLADSSGAMPNITSYNVLINGFCKTGNINGAFKLFKDLQLKGLSPDSVTYGTLIDGLQRVDREEDAFGVFHQMEKNGITPSFSVYKSLMTWSNRKGKVSLAFSLWLKYLRNLPGTEEEAIRAVEEYFEKGVVEKAIRGILEMDFKMHNFESSPYTILLIGFCEVRKMNEAMTIFSILKEYKVIITAPSCAKLIHGLCQEGNLDLAINVFLYTLESGFMMSPRPVNELLKCLLRSRYKKHVASLVSRMKSFGYDLDVHLYPSTKFLLLGSGSWNTRDTENVSPG, encoded by the coding sequence ATGAAACTCTCGACTCTGTTCATCCGAACACCCGCCTCCTCTCCAGAGCTGCAATGTTTCAGCCATCTCAAAACTACTGTTTCCAATCAAGTCATTTCCATCCTCCATGAGGTTAGCCCAATGGAACCCGCCTTGGAACGCCTAGTCCCCTCTCTCTCATCCAACATCGTCTCCTACGTCATCCAACAACACCGGGACCCGCAGCAGGGTTTTCGATTCTTCATCTGGGCAACGCAGAAAAAACGTCTCCGTAGCCGGGCCTCTGATAATCTTGTCATTGACATGCTTGTCAGGGATAAACATGGGTTTGACTTGTACTGGAAAACTCTCCAAGACCTCAAAAAATTTCGGATACCGATCACTTCCAATGCTTTTACTGTGTTGATTGCAGGATATGCGAAGATGGGAATGGCAGAAAAGGCCGTCGAAGCCTTCTCGACAATGAAAGATTACGACTGTAAGCCTGACGTGTTTACCTACAATTGTATATTGAATGTTATGGTTCGAAAGGGGGTGTTTTTGTTAGCGTTagcaatatataataatatgttgaAGTCAAATTGTACTACGGATTCGGCTACCTACGGCATCTTGATGAATGGACTTTTCAAAACTGGCAAGACCCGGGATGCACTCAATCTGTTTGACGAAATGATCCAGAGGGGTATCCTGCCCAACAAGAGAAcctatactattagtatatcaGGATTGTGTCAGGCAGAGAGGCCCAGTGAGGCACATCGACTGTTCAAtatgatgagagagagtgggCGCCCCGATGATATTACTCACAATGCTTTGCTTAATGGATTCTGTAAATTAGGTAGGATTGATGAAGCTTATGCACTTTTGCGAACCTTCGAGAGGGATGGGTATGCACTTAGACTCAATGGGTACAGTTCTTTGATTGATGGTTTGTTTAGAGCTAAGAGAGATAACGAAGCACATGCGTGGTTCAGAAAATTGCTCAAGGAGGATGTAAAGCCGGATTTGGTTTTGTACTCTATAATGATTCGGGGGTTATCTGATGGAGGCAAGGTTCAGGAGGCTTTGAAATTGTTGGCTGAGATGACTCAGAGGGATTTGGTTCCTGATACTTATTGTTACAATGCTGTGATTAAAGGGTTTTGTGATATGGGTCTTCTGGATGAGGCTCAGTCCCTCCAACTTGAGATTTCAAAGCAGGATTGCTTTCCTAATGCCTGTACTTACACCATTCTTATTTGTGGTATGTGTAGAAATGGGCTGGTCAAGGAGGCACAACTGATGTTTAATGAGATGGAGAAACTTGGTTGTGTTCCTTCTGTTGTGACCTTCAATGCTCTTATTGATGGACTTTGTAAGGCCGGCCAGCTTGAGGAAGCTCATCTTTTGTTCTACAGGATGGAGATAGGGAGAAATCCTTCTATATTTCTTCGGCTCTCTCAAGGTTCCAATCCAGTTCTTGATAGTGCCAGCCTCCAAAAAATGGTAGATCAACTGTGTGATTCAGGATTAATTCTTAAGGCCTACAGACTTCTCATGCGTCTTGCTGATAGTAGTGGGGCCATGCCCAATATTACAAGTTACAATGTTCTGATCAATGGTTTTTGCAAGACTGGGAACATCAATGGTGCTTTCAAGCTCTTCAAGGACCTGCAACTGAAAGGGTTATCTCCTGATTCCGTTACATATGGAACACTTATAGATGGGCTTCAAAGGGTTGACAGAGAAGAGGATGCATTTGGGGTCTTCCATCAAATGGAGAAGAATGGGATTACACCTAGCTTTTCAGTTTATAAATCACTTATGACCTGGTCAAACAGGAAAGGGAAGGTTTCATTAGCTTTTAGTCTTTGGTTAAAGTATCTGAGAAACCTTCCAGGCACGGAAGAGGAAGCCATCAGAGCAGTGGAggaatattttgagaaaggagtaGTGGAAAAGGCAATCCGAGGCATACTTGAAATGGATTTTAAAATGCACAATTTTGAGTCGAGTCCATATACCATTTTGCTCATTGGATTTTGTGAGGTAAGAAAAATGAACGAAGCTATGACAATATTTTCAATTCTCAAGGAGTACAAGGTCATTATCACTGCCCCAAGTTGTGCAAAGTTGATTCATGGTCTATGCCAGGAAGGGAATCTGGACCTGGCTATAAATGTGTTCCTATATACCTTAGAGAGTGGTTTCATGATGTCACCACGACCTGTTAACGAGCTGCTAAAATGCTTACTTCGTTCCCGATATAAGAAGCATGTCGCAAGCCTTGTAAGTAGAATGAAGTCTTTTGGATATGATTTGGATGTCCATCTTTACCCATCTACAaagtttcttcttcttggtAGTGGTAGCTGGAACACAAGGGACACGGAAAATGTTTCCCCTGGATGA